The Manis javanica isolate MJ-LG chromosome 6, MJ_LKY, whole genome shotgun sequence genome contains a region encoding:
- the LOC118968818 gene encoding olfactory receptor 8B12-like, translated as MLLQMSILEEMAIDNASSVTEFILAGLTNQPGLQLPLFFLFLGFYVLTVVGNLGLITLIGLNSHLHIPMYFFLCNLSLIDFSFFNAITPKMLMSFVTKKNIISYAGCMTQLFFFCFFVASESFILSAMAYDRYVAICKPLLYTVTMSPQMCSLLLLGVYGMGVFGAVAHTGNIVPLTFCANNLVNHYMCDIIPLLELACDSSYVNSLVVFIVVTIGIGVPIVTIFISYGFILSSILHISTIEGRSKAFSTCSSHLTVVSLFFGSGAFMYLKPPSVLPLDQGKVSSVFYTAVVPMLNPLIYSLRNKDVKVALKKTLGRVTFS; from the exons atgttgctgcaaatg AGCATCCTGGAGGAGATGGCCATAGACAATGCCTCCTCTGTGACAGAGTTCATCCTCGCAGGCCTGACCAACCAGCCAGGACTCCAGCTCCCCCTGTTCTTCCTGTTTCTAGGCTTCTACGTGCTCACCGTGGTGGGGAACCTGGGCTTGATAACCCTCATTGGGCTCAACTCCCACCTGCATattcccatgtactttttcctctgCAACTTGTCCCTCATAGATTTTAGTTTCTTTAATGCCATCACCCCCAAAATGCTGATGAGTTTTGTCACCAAGAAGAACATCATTTCCTATGCAGGGTGTATGACTCagctcttcttcttctgtttttttgttgcTTCTGAATCCTTCATCCTGTCAGCCATGGCGTATGACCGCTACGTCGCCATCTGTAAACCCCTGTTGTACACAGTCACCATGTCTCCCCAGATGTGTTCACTCCTTCTGTTGGGTGTCTACGGGATGGGCGTGTTTGGGGCTGTGGCCCATACGGGAAATATTGTGCCTCTGACCTTTTGTGCCAACAATCTCGTCAATCACTACATGTGTGATATCATTCCCCTCCTTGAGCTTGCCTGCGACAGCTCTTACGTAAATTCGCTGGTGGTTTTTATTGTTGTGACCATTGGCATTGGAGTGCCCATTGTTACAATTTTTATCTCTTATGGGTTCATTCTTTCAAGCATTCTCCACATTAGCACCAtcgagggcaggtccaaagccttcAGTACGTGCAGTTCCCACCTGACTgtggtttctcttttctttgggtCAGGAGCTTTCATGTACCTCAAACCACCTTCTGTTTTACCCCTTGACCAAGGGAAAGTGTCTTCCGTATTCTACACTGCAGTGGTGCCCATGCTCAACCCGCtaatctacagcctgaggaataaGGATGTCAAAGTTGCCCTAAAGAAAACCTTGGGCAGAGTAACTTTCTCCTGA